In Procambarus clarkii isolate CNS0578487 chromosome 6, FALCON_Pclarkii_2.0, whole genome shotgun sequence, one DNA window encodes the following:
- the LOC138356115 gene encoding gastrula zinc finger protein XlCGF8.2DB-like yields the protein MAPHPENTVVFWNARSLFKKTQFLRNFDSTPRPWTRHHSRLLDTAITRLRIGHNFLAAHLHRLRLVDSPYCQWCPTQEDTVEHLLLHCPRFHSARVRLQSSQIRQIRKLNPGLIKQFYTRNGTIIAKKESTGKRYEIKCDQQLLAFFRDCECGKRFSQLDSMKRHMLVHSGEKTHNCPECGKRFSQLGHMKTHMLVHSGEKPHKCPECGNVFTHLGSMKRHMLVHLGEKPHKCPECGKRFRHLGSMKTHMMMHIDARPFECDECGKRFRECRSIIRHILVHTEERPFECDKCGRLYKSRNGIKAHVLVHLND from the exons ATGGCGCCCCATCctgagaatactgtggtgttttggaatGCCCGCTCCCTTTTTAAGAAGACGCAATTTCTACGCAATTTTGATTCCACCCCGCGTCCATGGACTCGTCATCATTCTCGACTCCTCGACACTGCCATCACTCGTCTCCGGATTGGGCACAACTTCCTGGCTGCACATCTCCATCGTCTACGGCTGGTAGATTCCCCATACTGCCAGTGGTGTCCGACCCAGGAGGATACAGTGGAGCACCTTCTACTTCACTGCCCTCGATTTCATAGCgctcgcgtcagactacagagtAGTCAAATTCGTCAAATTCGCAAactaaaccctggtcttatcaagcagttctacactaggaatggaacgattattGCGAAGAAagaaagtacaggaaaaagatatgaaataaagtgtgaccaacaattactggccttctttagagattgtg agtgtgggaagaggttcagtcagcttgatagtatgaagcgtcacatgttagtgcattcgggtgaaaaaactCATaattgtccagagtgtgggaagaggttcagtcagcttggacatatgaagactcacatgttagtgcattcaggtgaaaaacctcataagtgtccagagtgtgggaacgtATTCACtcatcttggaagtatgaagcgtcacatgttagtgcatttgggtgaaaaacctcataagtgtccagagtgtgggaagaggttcagacaccttggaagtatgaagactcacatgatgaTGCACATTGATGCAAGACCTTTTGAGTGCGATGAGTGTGGCaaaaggtttagagaatgtagatCAATAATACGTCACATCTTAGTACATACAGAAGAAAGGCCTTTTGAGTGTGATAAATGTGGCAGATTATATAAGTCACGTAACGGTATAAAAGCACACGTGTTAGTGCATTTGAATGATTAa